In a genomic window of Glycine max cultivar Williams 82 chromosome 13, Glycine_max_v4.0, whole genome shotgun sequence:
- the LOC100791855 gene encoding dof zinc finger protein DOF4.6, with protein MGLSSKQVSSSGLDWKQTLLEAQNLELPKPNLMRKQQQQQQQQTQPNSESLKCPRCDSTNTKFCYYNNYNKSQPRHFCRACKRHWTKGGTLRNVPVGGGRKNKRVRKSITTPITTSSTTTSITTTTSTCTATVTTSIGNNNNNMDAMLGCNSHMTIQTPLADDHKNMSSSLYQALIRPPPLLLQQQNLMNNTRDLEGKDFGIGIGNGNNGIFPSLTLPFPIHHQSQSLLFPFSTSSSSFDTNPCSVVSTSLRSSNVYNYGEDQFKAIEEPTINSTITTTTIVPSTNNTHHPWEIAAATSGVGLGTSSNSNYWNWEDFDSLVSTDLKDPWDGSDIKP; from the coding sequence ATGGGCTTGAGCTCTAAGCAGGTTTCTAGCAGTGGACTTGATTGGAAACAAACGTTATTGGAGGCTCAGAATTTGGAACTTCCAAAGCCTAATCTGATGaggaaacaacaacaacaacaacaacaacaaactcaGCCGAATTCAGAGTCTTTGAAGTGTCCAAGATGTGACTCTAccaacacaaaattttgttacTACAACAACTACAACAAGTCTCAGCCTCGCCATTTCTGCAGGGCTTGCAAGAGGCACTGGACCAAAGGTGGAACTCTACGCAATGTTCCAGTTGGTGGTGGAAGGAAGAACAAGAGGGTAAGAAAATCAATCACTACTCCAATTACAACATCTTCCACCACAACATCAATCACAACCACCACTTCTACTTGCACTGCCACAGTCACAACCTCAAttggcaacaacaacaacaacatggaTGCTATGTTGGGTTGTAATAGCCACATGACAATCCAAACTCCTCTTGCGGATGATCACAAAAACatgtcttcctctctctaccaaGCTCTAATTCGTCCACCACCTTTGCTGCTACAACAACAGAATCTGATGAACAACACAAGAGACCTAGAAGGCAAAGATTTTGGTATTGGTATTGGTAATGGTAATAATGGTATCTTTCCTAGTTTAACTTTGCCTTTTCCTATTCATCATCAAAGCCAAAGCCTACTCTTCCCTTTCTCAACCTCAAGCAGCTCTTTTGATACCAACCCTTGTTCAGTAGTGTCAACTTCTCTTAGATCCTCCAATGTTTATAACTATGGGGAGGATCAGTTTAAAGCAATAGAGGAACCAACCATCAATAGTACTATTACAACTACTACTATAGTGCCTAGCACCAACAACACACATCATCCATGGGAGATAGCAGCAGCAACAAGTGGTGTTGGCTTGGGAACTTCTTCAAATTCAAACTATTGGAATTGGGAggattttgattcattggtCTCAACTGATCTAAAAGATCCCTGGGATGGTTCAGATATCAAACCTTGA